DNA from Deferribacter autotrophicus:
ATCTTTGTGAATTAAAAGTGTTTCCATGGCATTACATACCCCAGGGCGCTGCACTTTGGCATTAAAAGCAATTTTTACAGCTTTATCAATATCAGCATCCTTATCAATATACACATGACACAACCCTTTATCATGTTTCACGATGGGGATAAGACTATTTTCTGTAACAAACTGAATAAGCCCTTCACCACCCCTTGGCACAATTAAATCAATATAACCTTTTGCTTTTAACATATCATAAATAAGCTTTCTCTCACTATCCTCTATTACCAAAACAGTCTCTTTCATCAAACCATTATTAACAATGGCTTCCTGAATTATTTCTCCCAAAATTCTGTTAGAATTAACAGCCTCCTTACCACCTCTCAAAACAGCAGCATTACCTGATTTTAAACAAAGTGCAGCTGCATCTACAGTAACATTAGGTCTTGACTCATAAATTATACCTATCACCCCGATAGGCACTCTCACTTTATATATTTTCAAACCATTAGGTCTTTTATACCCTTTTTCAACCACCCCTACCGGATCATCTTGATTTACTATATCCATAACCCCATTTATCATTGCATCTATTCTTTTATCATTTAACAACAATCTATCCATGAGGGCCTTACTCAACCCCGCCTTTTCCCCTTCAGCAAGATCCTTTGCATTTTCGTTCTTTATTCTATTTCTATTTTTATCCAAATTTTCAGCAATCTGTTTCAAAAGGTCATTTTTTACTTCACTTTTCAAATGCATCAACTTTAAAGATGCTTCTTTTACCTTCTTTAACTGCTCTAAAAAACTCATCTACCCCTCCAAAAAATCGGATAAAACAAAATCATCTCTATGCACCACCTCATCACTAAATTTATAGCCTAAAATATTTATTATTTCAGCAGTTTTTTTCCCCATTATTTTTTCAATTTCAATATTACTGTATCTCACTTTACCTCTTCCAAGCTCTTTCCCTTTTTGGTCAACAATTCTTACCACATCTCCTACATTAAATCGACCATTAACATTCACTATACCACTTGGTAAAAGAGATTTTTTGTCATTAACAATAGCCTTCTTAGCACCCTCATCAACAACAATCTCACCTTTTGGAATCGCTGCATATGCTATCCAAAGTTTCCTCTTTTTTAAAGGATCTTCAAGATGAGAAAAGTATGTGCCTATTTCATCACCATTTAAAAATCTTTTAATATTTTCAGGATCTTTTCCATTTATTATGCCCACATAACACCCAGCATTCAGTGCTTTTTTTGCAGCCAAAATCTTGGACTTCATCCCCCCTGTTCCCACAGATGTAATGGAATCTCCAGCCATTCCAAGTAATTTACTATCAAAATACTTTATTTCTGAAATAAGAGTTGCGCTTTTATCCTTGGAAGGGTCTGCAGTAAAAAAACCATCCACATCAGATAAAATCAAAAGCAATTCAGCACCAATTAATCCTGCCATAAGGGCTGATAAATTATCGTTATCGCCAAAACTATCTACAAACTTTAATTCTTCCACTACAACAGTATCATTTTCATTTACTATAGGAATAACATTATTGCTAAAAAGTTCTCTGATTGTATATTTGGCATTAAGATATCTTCTTCTGTTTGAAAAATCATCTTTTGTTATCAAAATTTGAGCTACTTTTAAACCACAATGTTCAAATGCATTTTCATAGATCTGAATTAGTTTCGGCTGTCCAACAGCAGCACAAGCTTGCCGCTTTGAAATTTCCTTAGGCTTTTCTTGCAATCCTAATACCTGTATCCCTGCTGCAACTGCACCAGAGCTTACAATGAGTATATTTTCAATTTGTGATTTAAGCTCACCTATTACTTTTGCAAGATTATTAATATAGTTGTTGTCGATTATTGTTGAATTATTGGTTAAGATGTTACTGCCGATTTTAATGACTAGGGTTTTAACCTGAGGTAATCTTCTCATAAATTTATCAGCTGGGGCGGCAGGATTCGAACCTGCGAATGGCGGATCCAAAGTCCGCTGCCTTGCCAGCTTGGCGACGCCCCAATTCAAATCCGTCGCTCTAAATATATAAATTTCTCAAACTTGTCAAGCGATTTATATTTTTTTCTTTTCGTTCCTTAAATATCTATCAATTATTCTTTTTATTTCATCAAGGCTAAAAGGTTTAATAAGACAATCATCAAACCCATATTTCTTATAATTTGAAATAGCATCATTATCCGAATAACCACTAGTAACTACTACATATAAACCAGGATCCTCTTCTTTAATTTTTTTTACAGTTTCAATGCCACCCATTCCGCCAATGATTGTTAAATCCAGAAAAATCATATCAAATTTCTCATCTTTTATTGCCTCTAGAACCTCTTCACCACTCTTTGTGACTCTTACTTCACAACCAAGTGATTTAATCAACATCCCAAACGAATCCCTTAACATTTTTTCATCATCCATATAAAGTACTTGAAGCTTATAATCAGAAACAGTTTCTTGCTTAAAACTTTCTAAGTAACTACCTTCAAAGCTCTTTAGCAAAATGACAAATTCAGCACCTTTATCAGCCCCTTGATTTAAATATATAATCCCATTATGTTTTTTTATTATAGAATAACATACTGCCAATCCAAGACCATGTCCTTTTTCTTTTGTGCTAAAGTAAGGCTCAAAAATTTTATCAGATAATTCATAAGGTATACCAGGTCCACTATCCTTAACTCTAATCTCTACATATTTCCCTGAGGATAACCCAAAAACATTATTTTCATCTAATAATTTTTTGTTTGTAGTTATTACTATTTCACCTTTATTTTTTATAGCATCTCTTGCATTTAAAAGTAAATTTGTAAATACTTGAGCTAGCTGATGTGGATCCACCTCGCAAATAATGGGCTCTTCCAAAAAATCTGTTTTTA
Protein-coding regions in this window:
- the proB gene encoding glutamate 5-kinase, with the translated sequence MRRLPQVKTLVIKIGSNILTNNSTIIDNNYINNLAKVIGELKSQIENILIVSSGAVAAGIQVLGLQEKPKEISKRQACAAVGQPKLIQIYENAFEHCGLKVAQILITKDDFSNRRRYLNAKYTIRELFSNNVIPIVNENDTVVVEELKFVDSFGDNDNLSALMAGLIGAELLLILSDVDGFFTADPSKDKSATLISEIKYFDSKLLGMAGDSITSVGTGGMKSKILAAKKALNAGCYVGIINGKDPENIKRFLNGDEIGTYFSHLEDPLKKRKLWIAYAAIPKGEIVVDEGAKKAIVNDKKSLLPSGIVNVNGRFNVGDVVRIVDQKGKELGRGKVRYSNIEIEKIMGKKTAEIINILGYKFSDEVVHRDDFVLSDFLEG
- a CDS encoding glutamate-5-semialdehyde dehydrogenase, with the protein product MSFLEQLKKVKEASLKLMHLKSEVKNDLLKQIAENLDKNRNRIKNENAKDLAEGEKAGLSKALMDRLLLNDKRIDAMINGVMDIVNQDDPVGVVEKGYKRPNGLKIYKVRVPIGVIGIIYESRPNVTVDAAALCLKSGNAAVLRGGKEAVNSNRILGEIIQEAIVNNGLMKETVLVIEDSERKLIYDMLKAKGYIDLIVPRGGEGLIQFVTENSLIPIVKHDKGLCHVYIDKDADIDKAVKIAFNAKVQRPGVCNAMETLLIHKDVAEVVLPKLKDEYEKAGVELRGCELTKSVIDVIPATEDDWKTEYLDLILSIKVVGCIDEAIEHINRYGSSHSEAIVTENYTVAQKFLDEVDAAAVYVNASTRFTDGAEFGLGAEIGISTQKLHCRGPMGAYDLTTTKYIIYGDGHIRK